The following proteins come from a genomic window of Lolium rigidum isolate FL_2022 chromosome 5, APGP_CSIRO_Lrig_0.1, whole genome shotgun sequence:
- the LOC124657613 gene encoding wall-associated receptor kinase 3-like, whose product MGQTTLSAAVIIAAAALMLSAGVRAQVVDSSGTSCGGVTPPFRPARYNQLGLNLTCDRTSNPPRLFLGGSGGHSIRVVDITLRNATGAIVNTTSQEWSVALHVVVASSSGCPRCSSKGHSTGLIIGLSTAIGTCLLLLFLCAILLVRKVKERRVKILKQNFFGQNRGQLLRQLASHKTGMAERMIISLEELQKATNNFDETRQLSVGGNRTVHKGILSDLHVVAIMKSNIMVHKEIEEFINEVAILSQVNHRNIVKLFGCCLETETPLLVYEFISNGTLSDYLHSKPLRSISWVIRLRIATEIAKAIGYLHYNISVPIIHRDIKSPNILFDETLTSKVSGFGASRYTHVDRRMEIRAVQGTRGYFDPTYYYTGRLTEKSDVYSFGVILIELLTRKIPTTYVSSGGDVLVVQFVALFEDGDLVEILDPQVLREGGDDRPTMRQVEMLLEGLSAHVKRE is encoded by the exons ATGGGGCAAACCACTCTCTCGGCAGCAGTGATCATAGCGGCAGCGGCGCTGATGCTCTCCGCTGGAGTCCGAGCTCAAGTGGTGGACTCGTCGGGCACGTCCTGCGGCGGCGTGACCCCGCCATTCCGGCCGGCCAGGTACAACCAACTGGGGCTCAACCTCACCTGCGACCGCACAAGCAATCCGCCACGGCTATTCCTCGGTGGCAGCGGCGGCCACTCGATCCGTGTCGTTGACATCACCCTGCGGAACGCCACCGGCGCCATCGTCAACACCACCTCCCAAGAATGGAGCGTCGCCTTGCATGTTGTCGTCGCCAGCTCAAGTGGCTGCCCTCGGTGCAGCAGCAAAG GTCACAGTACTGGTTTAATCATCGGTCTATCTACTGCTATTGGTACTTGCCTTCTTCTCTTATTTCTTTGTGCGATATTGCTAGTTCGTAAGGTTAAGGAACGAAGGGTGAAAATATTGAAGCAAAATTTTTTCGGTCAAAATCGTGGGCAGTTGTTGCGGCAGTTGGCATCTCACAAGACAGGCATGGCCGAGAGGATGATTATTTCTCTGGAGGAGCTACAGAAAGCAACGAACAACTTTGATGAGACTAGGCAGCTCAGTGTAGGAGGAAATAGAACCGTGCACAAAGGGATTTTGTCGGATCTACATGTTGTGGCCATCATGAAGTCAAACATCATGGTCCACAAAGAAATTGAGGAGTTCATAAATGAAGTGGCCATACTCTCACAGGTTAATCATAGAAATATCGTAAAGCTTTTTGGATGTTGCCTTGAAACGGAAACTCCTTTGCTCGTCTACGAGTTTATTTCCAACGGAACTCTCAGTGATTATCTCCACAGTAAACCGCTACGATCCATATCTTGGGTAATCAGACTAAGGATCGCAACTGAAATAGCCAAAGCTATTGGTTATCTTCACTATAATATTTCTGTCCCAATAATACATAGAGATATCAAGTctcccaacatactttttgatgaaACCTTGACATCAAAGGTGTCCGGATTTGGGGCTTCAAGGTATACTCACGTAGATCGAAGAATGGAAATAAGAGCAGTACAAGGAACTAGGGGATATTTTGATCCTACATACTATTATACCGGAAGACTAACTGAAAAAAGTGATGTTTACAGTTTCGGAGTAATTCTTATTGAATTACTTACTAGGAAGATACCAACCACATATGTGTCTTCAGGAGGTGATGTACTTGTTGTACAGTTTGTTGCACTATTTGAAGATGGAGATTTGGTTGAAATACTTGATCCACAGGTTCTGCGGGAGGGAG GAGATGACCGACCGACCATGAGACAAGTGGAGATGTTGCTCGAAGGCCTCTCGGCACATGTGAAGCGTGAATAG